A region from the Syntrophorhabdaceae bacterium genome encodes:
- a CDS encoding DEAD/DEAH box helicase: protein MSFSSFKLHPKITEGVIQLGYTIPTPIQIQAIPPVLQGKDVMGLAQTGTGKTAAFVLPILERLLPGPRGKVRSLIIAPTRELAEQIHVSIGELGRNTHLKSCTVYGGVALNPQIQKLRNGVDIVVACPGRLLDHMNQKTINLASLEILVLDEADRMFDMGFLPDIRRIVKQLPPKRQTLMFSATMADSIRKLTDEVLSDPITVKVGHSAPPHTVSHALYPVEQHLKTALLMELLKHTDAESILIFTRTKHRAKRIGQQLENAGYKAASLQGNLSQNRRQNALDGFRDGSYQILVATDIAARGIDVSTISHVINYDMPDTTDAYTHRIGRTGRAAKTGDAFTFVGREDELLIKSIERVLGEKIERRIVEGFDYKKAAPSKDAEFARPPREPQRRRTEARPAQPRAGAEAKTRPRTGALHASARTAPKTGASATPSNPKGELRRWRSN, encoded by the coding sequence AGGCAAAGACGTGATGGGCCTCGCCCAGACCGGAACCGGCAAGACCGCGGCATTCGTGCTGCCAATCCTCGAGCGTCTCCTTCCGGGGCCCCGCGGAAAAGTACGCAGCCTCATTATCGCGCCTACCAGGGAGCTGGCGGAACAGATCCATGTTTCTATCGGTGAGTTGGGGCGCAACACTCACCTTAAGAGCTGCACGGTCTACGGCGGTGTTGCTTTGAACCCGCAGATCCAGAAGCTCCGGAATGGGGTCGATATCGTCGTTGCCTGTCCGGGACGGCTCCTCGATCACATGAACCAGAAGACCATAAACCTCGCGAGCCTCGAGATACTCGTCCTCGATGAGGCGGATCGGATGTTCGATATGGGCTTCCTGCCCGATATCAGGCGCATCGTGAAGCAGTTGCCTCCAAAGCGGCAGACCCTGATGTTCTCGGCCACCATGGCGGACAGCATTCGAAAACTGACGGACGAGGTACTCTCCGACCCGATTACGGTAAAAGTGGGCCACTCGGCCCCGCCCCATACGGTCTCCCACGCCCTTTATCCTGTCGAGCAGCACCTGAAGACGGCGCTTCTCATGGAGCTCCTGAAGCATACGGACGCGGAATCGATCCTCATCTTTACCCGCACCAAGCACCGGGCCAAGCGGATCGGACAGCAGCTCGAGAACGCGGGCTACAAGGCCGCCTCCCTACAGGGTAATCTTAGTCAGAACAGACGCCAGAACGCCCTCGACGGGTTCCGCGACGGCTCGTACCAGATCCTGGTGGCAACCGATATCGCCGCCCGCGGCATCGATGTCTCGACCATCTCCCACGTAATCAATTATGATATGCCCGACACGACCGACGCCTACACCCACCGCATCGGCAGGACCGGCCGCGCCGCAAAGACCGGCGACGCCTTCACCTTCGTCGGCCGCGAAGACGAGCTCCTGATCAAGAGCATCGAGCGGGTCTTAGGTGAAAAGATCGAGCGCCGGATCGTTGAGGGTTTTGATTACAAGAAGGCCGCGCCTTCAAAAGATGCGGAATTTGCGCGCCCGCCCCGCGAGCCGCAGCGCCGCAGGACCGAGGCCAGGCCGGCCCAGCCGCGTGCAGGCGCAGAGGCAAAAACCCGTCCGAGAACTGGCGCCCTTCACGCATCAGCCAGGACCGCCCCCAAAACAGGGGCTTCAGCAACGCCTTCCAATCCCAAAGGGGAACTGCGAAGGTGGAGATCCAATTAA
- a CDS encoding VOC family protein, with protein sequence MKAKKVDHICIAVKDLEEAKKAWEPVLGKSQPDETYEDKAEKISVARYVLAGVGFELMESTTPDGPVAQWIDKNGEGVMIVSFNVENTKDAIEELEEKGYPIIPSPAGEKARPFRDSRFAFIHPKKMNNVLLELIDYKWDGE encoded by the coding sequence ATGAAGGCAAAAAAAGTAGACCACATCTGTATTGCGGTCAAAGACCTGGAAGAGGCAAAAAAGGCGTGGGAGCCCGTACTGGGGAAATCTCAGCCTGATGAGACCTATGAGGATAAGGCGGAAAAAATCTCGGTGGCCAGATATGTTTTGGCCGGCGTGGGCTTCGAGCTGATGGAATCAACCACCCCGGACGGTCCCGTGGCGCAATGGATAGATAAGAACGGCGAGGGTGTCATGATCGTCAGCTTTAATGTGGAGAATACGAAAGACGCGATCGAAGAGCTTGAAGAAAAGGGGTATCCCATTATACCCTCTCCGGCAGGAGAAAAGGCAAGGCCCTTCAGGGACTCCCGGTTCGCCTTTATTCACCCGAAAAAGATGAACAACGTGCTCCTCGAGCTTATCGACTATAAATGGGATGGAGAGTAG